In Salmo salar chromosome ssa14, Ssal_v3.1, whole genome shotgun sequence, the sequence tgattttcccatgatgtcaagcaaaggcactgagtttgaatgtaggtcTTGAGATACATCcactggtacacctccaattgactcaaatgatgtcaattagcccatcagaagcttctaaagccatgatatcattttctggaattttccaagctgttcaaaggcacagtcaacttaatgtatgtaaacttctgacccactggaattgtgatacagtgaaataatctgtctgtaaacaattgttgaaaaaaatacttgtatcatgcacaaagtagatgtcctaaccgacttgccaaaactatattttgttaacaagaaatttatggagtggttgaaaacgagttttaatgactccaacctaagtgtttgtaaacttccaacttgaaCTGTATAGGGGAAACGGAATATATGAATGAAAGAACAAGGTTTATTGGGGGAATAAGGGAGACATTTAGTTTTTCACCAGCagcaacacagacagagacaacacagACAGATGCTTATGGGTGTTTGATGTTTCCTTCTCTGTGTTCAGGACTCTGGTCTGTGTCCTGGTACCTACAACTTACCGACCTTCACTGAGGTGCTCCTCAGTCGCCACATCAGCAAACGAGGACCCTACGACCTCTTCACTGGCCGACGAGACAAGCCAATCACCTGTGGATATTTTGCTGCCCCGGTAACTAGGCCCTTCAATTAGATTTGATCTCAATTAGAATAACCTgcataaaaggttaaataaaaaatatatatttatgaaCAATTATAAGAATTACGTATTCAAAAGGGTGAAGGGAGCGCCATTGATTGTTGTTAAGAGAGCTGTTAAAGTGCATGTAGAGGAATTGGAGAATTGATATCTCATGGTATGTCATCATGATCCTCTGTGAAGATTGATAATTGATCCATTCCATCGTGAACTCATTAAGTTATCATTTTTCGTACTACATTATGTTTCATCATTTTCGTTCCATTGTGATAAGCAGTTGAAAAGGAAACTACATGTTTGATGTGTATTTCAACCTAAAACCCTGCTTGAATGTTGCTTGCCTTGAGGACATCCCTTCACATGCTATTTCTGAATAATTAGGTTATTTTGCCTCCTTCCTGCCCTAGAAAAAAGCCAATCTTAATCTGGCTACGGTCGCCAAGCCAGCAAAGGTCTTATGTGAGGATATTCTGCGACCAGAGAAAAGACACCACGGCAAGTTTGGCACCTTAGACCAATACCCTTCCCTCCCTACAGAACGCATCTACCTGGGTTCCCTGCCCCAGTACCCACGGCCAGCGGTCAGTACAGCCCTGTCATAGTCTACTCAGTCCACAATGTAAACACATTGATATAGCATATTGTAGACTAACGTAGTTAAAATATCAAGTAGCTAACAAGTGATCATATCCATGCAATTAGAGTAATATTCAGAATATGTTCCTGCTCTTTTAGCAGCATGGATGTAGTAATCAGATGTAGTTAGCTGGTTCGCCTCCAGTCTTATACCTCAAACTCACATCAAACAAAAACAGCAGAGACACTCTGGTCATGGATTCTATGAAGATGTTTGTCTGCCCAAAGTGGAGAACCGcaaccctcctcccttcctctcctcctctcctcgtaTCACCCTGAGGGCCGAGAGGCTGATGCAGGGGAACTATGTGAGTGATGTTAACATCATCAATCTTCATCTTCATCTTGCTTTTACTTTTCTTTTTCTTATACGGACCAAATAGACCTGTTTTAAGTTGAGGAAATACCTTAAATCTTATCTTGACACCCAACTTCTCTTCACCTCAACCAGACCACAGTGGGAGTGGGACGTTACAACCTGGCTAAGAAGCAAACGAGGAAAACTCTGAAGAAAAACGTTAACGCTGGCTATCGCTACATCTTCAAGTCCCGTATGCCCAGATATCTACATGACCTGCACAAGGACATCTTCAACCAGTAAGATCAACCTTTCTTCTGAGGGCTTAGTTTTACGTTGTGGCTGGCAAGAGGTTAGTTAATACAGATGTGTATTATTTATGAAACTCAGATACATTCACAACATCATTTATAGCTTAAGTTCACATCAGCTTAGTAACAATGTGATGGGaaagctacagtaatacagtgccttcagaaagtattcacaccccttgactttttccacattttaaattaacattttgtgtcactggcctacacgcaataccccataatgtcaaagtggaatgaaaagctgaaatgtctagaGTCAATAAATATTTAAGCCCTTTTTTATGGCAATCTTAAATTCAAGAGTAACttggcttaacaagtcacataagttgcatggactcactctgtgtgcaataatagtggttaatatgatttttgaatgactacctcatctcggtacccaacacatacaattatctgtacggttcctcagtcgagcagtgaatttcaaacacagattgaaccacaaagaccaggtaggttttccaatgcctcgcaaagaagggcacctattggtagatggggaaAAAAAAagatccctttgagcatggtgaagttattaattacactttggatggtgtatcaatacatctagtcactacaaagatacaggcgttccttcctaactcagttaccggagaggaagaaaaccgctcagggatttcaccatgaggccaatggtgactttaaaacagttacagagtttaatggctgtgataagagaaaactgaggatggatcaacaacattgtagttactccacaatactaacctacatgacagagtgaaaatatggaagcctgtacagaataaaaatattccaaaacattttgcaaatgtggcaaataaatgaattttatgtcctgaatacaaagcgttatgtttggggaaaatccaacacaacacagagtaccactcttcatattttcaagcatggtggtggctgcatcatgttatggatatgcaaaatcctagaggaaaacctgtttcagtcagCTTTCAAACAGAcagtgggagacaaattcacctttctacaggacaataacctaaaaaacaaggccaaatatacattggagttgtttaccaagacgacaatgttcctgaatggcctagttacagttttgacttaaatcagcttgaaaatctatggcaagacttgaaaatggctgtctagcaatgaccaacaaccaaaTTGActaaataatatgcaaatattgtacaatccaggtgtgcaaaagctcttagagacttacgcagaaagactcacagctgtaatcactgccaaatgtgattctaacatgtattgactcagcggTGTGAATAAatgatatatttctgtatttcattttcaataaatttgctaaaaaaaatcgaaatacgtgttttcactttgtcatgatggggtattgtgtgtagattggtgagaaaaaaatatatttaatccattttgaattcaggctgtaacacaacaaaatgtggaataagggggtatgaatactttctgtgaATAGTCTTATTGGAGTTATACACACCAAAATAGGCAATGTAATGTAACATAGTTATGGATCTCTCTCATCAAAGTATTATAACTTTTTATACTTATTTGTTGACCTTTGGATCACAGATCATACCACACTCGACATCATCTGTGACCAGTAGACCCATGCTGACACATGTTAAATCCCAATTTGATTTTCCAGGGAGAGGCTGAAACCCATCAACATTCCCCCACATAGGATGCCCTACTATCAGTCGCCAGATGAGGTTTCGGCCGTTGCAGCTCTACACTCCTCAGGTTGAGAAAAGACTTAAGCACCAGCTCAATCTtgaacacaacaccaacacacacacacacacacacttttgagaAAATAAAATGAAAGATCCTGTGACCTGATTCAAAGTACTTCTTATGTGTGAAGAAGGTCTGTAGAGGGCAGTATTACTTCATGACCTTCCCTGCTAGGGAAACCAAGGAAATCACAGTCCAATCAGAGATAGAAGTGTTTGTACGTTTGTATTCCATGTCAAGCCTGAAATATGAAACATGTTTTGCCCTTCACTGTCAAAGTTGGCTTATAGCAGTCTCTGATTTGATATGAGGAAAACATAAGTTAGATCACTACTTGCAGTTGCACAGCAACGCGTTGACACAACATTTCCTCAAACATTGAGAGGTTAGTCAAGAGTAGAGTTAGCGAATATAAAAATGAGGTTACTAATGCCACAGGGGATAGTGAAATATTAGTCTCCAGGTGAGTGTTTTCAGGGTGGTGTCTGATGACCTGAGGGACAGCATTACATGAGGTAGGCTGTCCATTCAAATTTGGCTTTTAAAGTGTTATGTTGATTTTTTACAACTCTGGCTTCTGCCTTCCAGTTTCAGGGAAATCGTTAAATTAAACAAACAGCAGAAATGTGGTCTAGATGTGGATGTCATTGAAGGCCACCATTATAAGCAGATTAGGTTTTACTACAGCTGTCAGTGAAATTAGCTGTGATTTATTATTTATGAATCATAAAATGGGTGTGTGGGTTATTTGTGGAGTAATCCTGTTTTTCTGCCAAACCAGTTGAGGCATGAAGAATTGAAGGGCGCTGAGAAGTGGATATAAAACCACAACCAGAGAGACTCGCACCAGTAGGGAGAGGATCTGTTTGTCCTAGACCTGACTGGACCagagcaggacacacacacacatctatgttTGTTTAAATAGAAAGAGGAGCATATATTTCAGTCTGTGTCCTGTTGAGTCCATGTTGATGCTGATGTCAAATCGTGGCGTATGGGTTTGCATGCGGCGAGTCGGGGATCAGAAAAACACTGTGTTACAAACGAAGCCACTGGGCCAGGAAGGAAATACTCCTGGGTCACATGATTTGTGGAAGTGCCTCGACTAGCAAACAAAAACCAGTTGGGTTGGGTGGGGAGCTTTATGGACTTTTATTGCACAATTACGCAAGAAAACACTCAACGAActcaacaggcagtttacttttctTGAAGAAAATATAAACACTCAAGTGTTGAGGTCTCAACATATCCATGTCAGAAAATACACTATCCACAAGGAATTTGAGAATTGCTCAAATTCTCCTCAGGGGAAGTTTGGTACACAGCTTTAACTGACGGAGAATGGGAAAAGAGGGGGAAATCAGCAAAAGGAAACGCATTGTTAATAGATAGCTCAGCCTCATGCATATTTATTTCCATGGCCCAGGCCAGGACCATACAGCTGGTTTCAGTTAGgagcctacagagagatgaagtgATAGTAAATCTTAATGGATCGTATGTGTAGAGAGAACCTCAGATTTGTAATTGTGTTGCATTTTGGGTGTTTATGCTTTATAAtaccatatttttttattttttttatttcacctttatttaaccaggtaggctagttgagaacaagttctcatttacaactgcgacctggccaagataaagcaaagcagtgtgacacagacaacaacacagagttacacatggagtaaacaataaacaagccaataacacaataaacaagtcaatgacacagtagaaaaaaggaaaatctatatacagtgtgtgcaaaaggcatgaggaggtaggcaataaataggccataggagcgaataattacaatttagcagattaacactggagtgataaatgagcatatgatgatgtgcaagtagagatactgctgtgcgaaagagcagaaaagtaaataaaataaaaacagtatgggaatgaggtaggtagattgggtgggcaatttacagatggactatgtacagc encodes:
- the LOC106569303 gene encoding lymphocyte expansion molecule isoform X3; the protein is MWRANNRFDVSGVYPSKKKIGTFTEINHCKRLINDLERNLGPGRYEVDTGDFSPQVVQSRARGPGWKRGQEMAQMPHLLYRDTWLTNRLLTSRVGPGRYDIQDFTELWKKPYSVRGVCDSREERFKDFMKKQSTPGPGAYGKGGIPSGLLDERRRKPIGSCPMMDFSAGVERFPELIVDSGLCPGTYNLPTFTEVLLSRHISKRGPYDLFTGRRDKPITCGYFAAPKKANLNLATVAKPAKVLCEDILRPEKRHHGKFGTLDQYPSLPTERIYLGSLPQYPRPAQRHSGHGFYEDVCLPKVENRNPPPFLSSSPRITLRAERLMQGNYTTVGVGRYNLAKKQTRKTLKKNVNAGYRYIFKSRMPRYLHDLHKDIFNQERLKPINIPPHRMPYYQSPDEVSAVAALHSSGLWSVSWYLQLTDLH
- the LOC106569303 gene encoding lymphocyte expansion molecule isoform X5 yields the protein MSNKKFTGAPFGTQSARFDVSGVYPSKKKIGTFTEINHCKRLINDLERNLGPGRYEVDTGDFSPQVVQSRARGPGWKRGQEMAQMPHLLYRDTWLTNRLLTSRVGPGRYDIQDFTELWKKPYSVRGVCDSREERFKDFMKKQSTPGPGAYGKGGIPSGLLDERRRKPIGSCPMMDFSAGVERFPELIVDSGLCPGTYNLPTFTEVLLSRHISKRGPYDLFTGRRDKPITCGYFAAPKKANLNLATVAKPAKVLCEDILRPEKRHHGKFGTLDQYPSLPTERIYLGSLPQYPRPAQRHSGHGFYEDVCLPKVENRNPPPFLSSSPRITLRAERLMQGNYTTVGVGRYNLAKKQTRKTLKKNVNAGYRYIFKSRMPRYLHDLHKDIFNQERLKPINIPPHRMPYYQSPDEVSAVAALHSSG
- the LOC106569303 gene encoding lymphocyte expansion molecule isoform X4, which translates into the protein MNCSRFDVSGVYPSKKKIGTFTEINHCKRLINDLERNLGPGRYEVDTGDFSPQVVQSRARGPGWKRGQEMAQMPHLLYRDTWLTNRLLTSRVGPGRYDIQDFTELWKKPYSVRGVCDSREERFKDFMKKQSTPGPGAYGKGGIPSGLLDERRRKPIGSCPMMDFSAGVERFPELIVDSGLCPGTYNLPTFTEVLLSRHISKRGPYDLFTGRRDKPITCGYFAAPKKANLNLATVAKPAKVLCEDILRPEKRHHGKFGTLDQYPSLPTERIYLGSLPQYPRPAQRHSGHGFYEDVCLPKVENRNPPPFLSSSPRITLRAERLMQGNYTTVGVGRYNLAKKQTRKTLKKNVNAGYRYIFKSRMPRYLHDLHKDIFNQERLKPINIPPHRMPYYQSPDEVSAVAALHSSGLWSVSWYLQLTDLH
- the LOC106569303 gene encoding lymphocyte expansion molecule isoform X2 encodes the protein MSNKKFTGAPFGTQSARFDVSGVYPSKKKIGTFTEINHCKRLINDLERNLGPGRYEVDTGDFSPQVVQSRARGPGWKRGQEMAQMPHLLYRDTWLTNRLLTSRVGPGRYDIQDFTELWKKPYSVRGVCDSREERFKDFMKKQSTPGPGAYGKGGIPSGLLDERRRKPIGSCPMMDFSAGVERFPELIVDSGLCPGTYNLPTFTEVLLSRHISKRGPYDLFTGRRDKPITCGYFAAPKKANLNLATVAKPAKVLCEDILRPEKRHHGKFGTLDQYPSLPTERIYLGSLPQYPRPARHSGHGFYEDVCLPKVENRNPPPFLSSSPRITLRAERLMQGNYTTVGVGRYNLAKKQTRKTLKKNVNAGYRYIFKSRMPRYLHDLHKDIFNQERLKPINIPPHRMPYYQSPDEVSAVAALHSSGLWSVSWYLQLTDLH
- the LOC106569303 gene encoding lymphocyte expansion molecule isoform X6, producing the protein MSNKKFTGAPFGTQSARFDVSGVYPSKKKIGTFTEINHCKRLINDLERNLGPGRYEVDTGDFSPQVVQSRARGPGWKRGQEMAQMPHLLYRDTWLTNRLLTSRVGPGRYDIQDFTELWKKPYSVRGVCDSREERFKDFMKKQSTPGPGAYGKGGIPSGLLDERRRKPIGSCPMMDFSAGVERFPELIVDSGLCPGTYNLPTFTEVLLSRHISKRGPYDLFTGRRDKPITCGYFAAPKKANLNLATVAKPAKVLCEDILRPEKRHHGKFGTLDQYPSLPTERIYLGSLPQYPRPAQRHSGHGFYEDVCLPKVENRNPPPFLSSSPRITLRAERLMQGNYTTVGVGRYNLAKKQTRKTLKKNVNAGYRYIFKSRMPRYLHDLHKDIFNQ
- the LOC106569303 gene encoding lymphocyte expansion molecule isoform X1, which produces MSNKKFTGAPFGTQSARFDVSGVYPSKKKIGTFTEINHCKRLINDLERNLGPGRYEVDTGDFSPQVVQSRARGPGWKRGQEMAQMPHLLYRDTWLTNRLLTSRVGPGRYDIQDFTELWKKPYSVRGVCDSREERFKDFMKKQSTPGPGAYGKGGIPSGLLDERRRKPIGSCPMMDFSAGVERFPELIVDSGLCPGTYNLPTFTEVLLSRHISKRGPYDLFTGRRDKPITCGYFAAPKKANLNLATVAKPAKVLCEDILRPEKRHHGKFGTLDQYPSLPTERIYLGSLPQYPRPAQRHSGHGFYEDVCLPKVENRNPPPFLSSSPRITLRAERLMQGNYTTVGVGRYNLAKKQTRKTLKKNVNAGYRYIFKSRMPRYLHDLHKDIFNQERLKPINIPPHRMPYYQSPDEVSAVAALHSSGLWSVSWYLQLTDLH